In the Thermomicrobiales bacterium genome, TACGGTTTCGTTGGTAAGCTGCGCGTCTGGAAGCCGGCTTGTCGTCGTCGCGATGACGCCTTGTCGAGCAAGAATCGTCTTCGCGCTGCCAACGAGCAGTCCGAGCGACTGTGCCTCGTAGACGAGGAACGGCAGGATCCGTAGATAGATCTGTTCGGCCCCTGCCCGGTCGCCAGCCTGGTATGCAGCCCATGCGTCAACGAGCTCGCGCGTCAGGTCACAGCCGGGGATCAGCCCGTCCGCGCCCGAGTCGAGAACATCGAGCAGATAGAGTCCGCCGTGGCCGCCAAGGATGCGGAGCCGGCCACCGGCGACCTTCCGCGCACGGGTCGCGTTGGACCAGTAGGGCAGCGCCTCGACCTTGTATGACCGCACGTTGGGAAACGCCTCGGCCAGCTCCAACACGAACTCGACACCCAGCTCGACGCCGATCGCAAACGGAGCGTCCTGAATCATCACCTGCCCGTCGGTCGCTGCCGCGACGCGGCCGAAGTGTGCGCGAAGGTCATCGCGAGTCCAGTCTGGCCGACGCGGTGGCGCGACCATGACTTCGGCGGCCCCGAGACGGTTGGCCATCGTGACCAGCCGGCAGGCGTCGTCGGTCGTATCTGCCGTGCAGCCCGCCAGAACCGGCAGGTCGCCCGCAGCGGCGAGCACGGTCGCGAGGACCGCTGCCCGCTCCTCGAACGTGAGGTAGATCCCCTCTCCGGCAAGCCCGAGAGCCAGAAGCCCATCGGCGCCGGCCGCCCGTTGTTCACCAACGACCCTGTTGAGTGACGCATGATCGACCTCGCCGTTCGAATCGAACGGCGTTACGATCGCGGGAACAACCCCGCGCACACCTGTCATCGGTCACCGCCCTCGTCACCTATGCGTCGTTCCCAGCCGGGCGCGAACAACGGCAGGAAGTTCTGGGCCTGATACGGATGCTTTTCGACCTCGCTCCAGTTCAGGTCTATGCCGAGCCCGGGCCGATCCGGCACAACAATCGCGCCATCACGCACCACCACCGGAGGCTCCACGATCTCGCGCTCCCAGCCGGAGTTGAACTCATCGAATAGCTCCTGAATCATCAGATTCGGCGTTGCTGCGCCGAGCTGGACACAGACGGCGGTGCAGATCGGCCCCTGGGCCTGATGTGGTGCGACGACTGCGTAGTGTGCGTCCGCCATTGCGCACACCTGCCTCGTTCGCCAGATGCCGCCCATGTTGCCGGGATCTGGCTGGAGTATGTGAACCGAATTGTGCGACAGGAGCTCGGCAAACTGCTGGGTGCTGGTGAAGCTCTCGCCGGTGGCCACTGGAACGGAAATTCGGCGCGCGACTTCCGCGGTGGCGCCGATATGCTGATGAGCGATGGGTTCCTCGAACCAGGCCGGCTCATAATCGACCAGGCGCTCACCAACCCAGATAGCCTCTGCCACGCTGAAACGGCTGTGGCCCTCGATCATGATCTGGATATTCGGCCCGACCGCCTCTCGGACACCGGCTACGATCTCCAGAGAGAGCGTTCGCTCGGCCGGCGACATCACTCGCCAGGCCGCCCCGAAGGGATCGAACTTCAGCGCGCGATAGCCCCTTGCGACGACTTCGGCGGCTCGCTCCGCGAACGCCTCAGGGGTGCGCGGGCCGGTGTACCAGCCGTTGGCATAGACGGGCAACGATTCGTGATAGCGTCCGCCAATCAGATCGTAGACTGGCCGGCCTGTTTCCTTACCAATAATGTCCCAGCAGGCTTCCTCGATCGCTGCGACAGCATTGCCGTGGATCTGTCCACCATCGGAGTAAAGGTCCCGAGTCATCCGCTGGACGATTGTTTCGACCTGAAACGGATCCATCCCCTGATAGCGTGGCGCAAGCTCGTGGATCGCGGTCTCAACGGTGCGACCGAATGCGTTGAGCGTCCCCTCTCCCAGGCCGTAAAGACCCGGCTGATCGGTGTCGAGCCGAAGAAAGAGCCAGTTCTTCCATGGATTCCCAACGAGGTACGTCGTCGCCCGCGTGATCCGTGTCACGTCGCCAACCACCTTCCGATCTGACACGTGCGTGTTTCGCGCGCCCACATCATCGCAGGTCGTCAGGCTGATGTAACTGTCGAGCTGGCAGAGTGGGCCGCGATGGCTAGCCATCCTGCTCCGCGACGAAGCGAGCCGGTAGATCGACCAGAATCTTTTCGAGACGTTCGATCTCGGAGCGCAGCGTCGTGACACGGCGCGACGCGCGATCGTGGTCGATGGGGGCCACCATCATCTGCCTCTCGAGCAGCTGCGCGTAACCCTTGATCACGGCAACCCGGTTCATCA is a window encoding:
- a CDS encoding dihydrodipicolinate synthase family protein, whose translation is MTGVRGVVPAIVTPFDSNGEVDHASLNRVVGEQRAAGADGLLALGLAGEGIYLTFEERAAVLATVLAAAGDLPVLAGCTADTTDDACRLVTMANRLGAAEVMVAPPRRPDWTRDDLRAHFGRVAAATDGQVMIQDAPFAIGVELGVEFVLELAEAFPNVRSYKVEALPYWSNATRARKVAGGRLRILGGHGGLYLLDVLDSGADGLIPGCDLTRELVDAWAAYQAGDRAGAEQIYLRILPFLVYEAQSLGLLVGSAKTILARQGVIATTTSRLPDAQLTNETVQRLLTTACNCGILSEDSSADQA
- a CDS encoding mandelate racemase/muconate lactonizing enzyme family protein, with amino-acid sequence MASHRGPLCQLDSYISLTTCDDVGARNTHVSDRKVVGDVTRITRATTYLVGNPWKNWLFLRLDTDQPGLYGLGEGTLNAFGRTVETAIHELAPRYQGMDPFQVETIVQRMTRDLYSDGGQIHGNAVAAIEEACWDIIGKETGRPVYDLIGGRYHESLPVYANGWYTGPRTPEAFAERAAEVVARGYRALKFDPFGAAWRVMSPAERTLSLEIVAGVREAVGPNIQIMIEGHSRFSVAEAIWVGERLVDYEPAWFEEPIAHQHIGATAEVARRISVPVATGESFTSTQQFAELLSHNSVHILQPDPGNMGGIWRTRQVCAMADAHYAVVAPHQAQGPICTAVCVQLGAATPNLMIQELFDEFNSGWEREIVEPPVVVRDGAIVVPDRPGLGIDLNWSEVEKHPYQAQNFLPLFAPGWERRIGDEGGDR